A region of Solibacillus isronensis DNA encodes the following proteins:
- a CDS encoding DHA2 family efflux MFS transporter permease subunit has translation MEQTQDVKTFKKPPYLMIAVLFVGAFVAFLNNTLLNVALPSIMTAFDIEDYSTVQWLATGYMLVSGVLVPASAYLITKFRTRPLFIISMTIFVIGTALASFAPSFEFLLAGRMIQAAGAATMAPVLMNVMLISFPVEKRGQAMGMFGLVMVLAPAIGPTLSGWIVEHYDWSVLFKMILPIAVLSLLLAVWKLEDVLPNRDAKIDMLSVVLSTIGFGGLLYGFSTASSAGWSAVEVWGTIAAGAIGLAWFIIRQFRLEQPLLDLRIYTYPSYALASVVSMVLSVAMFSGMILTPAYVQNVRGIEPFEAGLMMLPGAIVMGIMSPITGKLFDRFGPRILAVVGLAITTLATIGLGYLEVDSTYLFIISLYTIRMFGISMVMMPIMTNGLNALPNRLNPHGTAMNNTAQQVAGAIGTAVLVTIFNSHTKTRAAEIAADMQANASSAVQPTAEQIAQAQAQVMQQAMLDGITFSFFVAAGITVVALILAIFIKRVDVTKREDFMGNVPEKK, from the coding sequence ATGGAACAGACACAAGATGTAAAAACATTTAAAAAACCCCCGTATTTAATGATAGCCGTATTATTTGTTGGGGCGTTTGTAGCATTTTTAAATAACACATTATTAAACGTAGCTTTACCGTCTATTATGACTGCTTTTGATATTGAAGATTATTCAACAGTACAATGGCTAGCGACAGGCTATATGCTTGTAAGTGGGGTATTGGTTCCTGCTTCGGCGTACTTAATTACAAAATTCAGAACACGACCTTTATTCATTATATCAATGACGATTTTCGTTATTGGTACAGCATTGGCCTCATTTGCGCCTAGCTTCGAATTTTTATTGGCAGGTCGTATGATTCAGGCAGCTGGTGCAGCAACGATGGCACCGGTTTTAATGAATGTTATGCTTATCAGCTTCCCGGTTGAAAAACGCGGGCAGGCGATGGGGATGTTCGGGTTAGTTATGGTATTGGCACCAGCAATCGGACCGACTTTATCTGGATGGATTGTTGAACATTATGACTGGAGCGTTCTGTTCAAAATGATTCTTCCAATTGCCGTTTTATCACTTTTACTGGCAGTTTGGAAACTGGAAGATGTATTGCCAAATCGTGATGCTAAAATTGATATGCTATCTGTCGTATTGTCGACAATCGGTTTTGGTGGATTATTATATGGTTTCAGTACAGCAAGTTCAGCAGGCTGGTCAGCGGTTGAAGTTTGGGGTACGATCGCTGCTGGAGCAATTGGTTTAGCATGGTTTATCATTCGCCAATTCCGTTTAGAGCAGCCTTTACTAGATTTACGTATTTACACATATCCTTCTTACGCATTAGCTTCTGTCGTATCAATGGTATTATCTGTAGCAATGTTCTCAGGGATGATTTTAACACCTGCCTATGTGCAGAATGTTCGCGGAATTGAACCGTTTGAAGCAGGATTAATGATGTTGCCAGGTGCAATTGTAATGGGGATTATGTCGCCAATTACAGGGAAATTATTCGACCGTTTTGGACCGCGCATTTTAGCGGTTGTCGGATTAGCAATTACTACATTAGCGACAATCGGATTAGGTTATTTGGAAGTTGATTCAACTTATTTATTTATTATTTCTTTATATACAATTCGTATGTTCGGTATTTCTATGGTTATGATGCCGATTATGACAAACGGTTTAAATGCTTTGCCAAACCGTTTAAATCCGCATGGTACAGCTATGAACAATACAGCTCAGCAAGTAGCAGGGGCAATTGGTACAGCTGTTTTAGTTACAATTTTCAACTCACACACAAAAACACGTGCAGCTGAAATTGCAGCGGATATGCAAGCGAATGCTTCATCTGCAGTACAACCGACTGCTGAGCAAATTGCACAAGCCCAAGCACAAGTAATGCAACAGGCAATGCTTGACGGGATTACGTTCAGTTTCTTCGTAGCAGCAGGTATTACAGTCGTAGCTTTAATTTTAGCGATATTTATTAAGCGTGTAGACGTAACGAAACGTGAAGACTTTATGGGAAATGTACCAGAAAAAAAATAA
- a CDS encoding LysR family transcriptional regulator has product MIIKLEAYRIFNEVSRSKSFSKAATALYMTQPAVSQSISKLEKELDTVLFNRTPKGVTLTEEGELLHEYVNSALGILDAGEEKIAEFKNLRTGVLRIGVGDTISRYFLLPYLEAFHIKYPGIKLKVLNGTTNEILAFIKSGEADLGICNLPIHDPQLQVIPCKEIHDIFVCGQKYKNLSKKPIRLDMLMKLPLIFLEKKANSRNYVENYLKEQGYTISPEFELGSHDLVLEFAKINLGVASVTKEFATDYLDKGLLYEIELQQPIPKRNLGIVHLKNVSLSKATRKFIAIVDPGIIH; this is encoded by the coding sequence ATGATAATAAAGTTGGAAGCATATCGCATTTTTAATGAAGTAAGTCGAAGTAAAAGTTTTTCAAAGGCAGCAACTGCTTTATATATGACACAGCCGGCTGTTAGCCAGTCTATTTCAAAACTTGAGAAAGAACTTGATACAGTCTTATTTAACAGAACACCAAAAGGGGTAACCTTAACTGAAGAAGGCGAATTGTTACATGAATATGTCAATTCTGCTCTTGGCATTTTAGACGCGGGAGAAGAGAAAATTGCCGAATTTAAAAATCTGCGTACAGGCGTATTACGCATCGGGGTTGGGGATACGATTTCAAGATACTTTTTACTGCCTTATTTAGAGGCATTCCATATTAAATATCCTGGCATTAAACTAAAGGTTTTAAACGGTACAACGAATGAAATATTAGCTTTTATTAAATCAGGGGAAGCGGATTTAGGCATATGTAACTTGCCGATTCATGATCCACAGCTTCAAGTTATCCCTTGTAAGGAAATTCATGATATATTTGTGTGCGGACAAAAATATAAAAATTTATCAAAAAAGCCAATTCGCCTCGATATGCTCATGAAGCTGCCGTTAATTTTTTTGGAGAAAAAGGCAAACTCCCGAAATTATGTGGAAAACTATTTAAAAGAACAGGGCTATACAATTTCACCTGAATTCGAATTAGGCTCACATGATTTAGTATTGGAATTTGCAAAAATTAATTTAGGTGTCGCAAGTGTAACAAAGGAGTTTGCGACCGATTACTTGGATAAAGGGCTTTTATATGAAATTGAGCTCCAACAGCCAATTCCTAAGCGTAATTTAGGAATTGTCCATTTAAAAAATGTTTCACTTTCAAAAGCAACGAGAAAATTTATCGCTATTGTTGATCCGGGAATCATTCATTAA
- a CDS encoding TetR/AcrR family transcriptional regulator, translating to MNQRKRQVLDSALQLFIEKGFHETSIQDILDKALISKGTFYNYFSSKVECFKSIMEQTRYEASLLRHEMLLNQDITDENLLLEQILVLMQINKKQNLVSLFENIFQSNDKELRRLLERYRLLEIEWVSNRFIDIFGEEVRPYSLEIAILYFAMVHHLTYSLRLFYSEITDQKKILQIALRNVKAIYPIMLENGEILITQDALQLVEEKKIYQSITKSDLIEKVQGFLDQLKLDTDNEVGVQFTESILDELHRNELRLAVIETLLKPFREAFTNTPHAGENVELANLLWYFIKNGDQK from the coding sequence ATGAATCAACGAAAAAGACAGGTGCTTGATAGTGCATTACAGCTTTTTATCGAAAAAGGCTTTCATGAAACATCAATACAGGACATTTTAGACAAAGCGCTTATTTCAAAAGGGACATTTTATAATTATTTCTCATCTAAAGTGGAATGTTTTAAATCAATTATGGAACAGACTAGATACGAAGCGAGCTTATTACGCCATGAGATGCTGCTAAATCAAGATATTACCGATGAAAACTTATTATTGGAACAAATTCTCGTTCTTATGCAAATTAATAAAAAGCAAAACTTAGTATCCTTGTTCGAAAATATCTTTCAATCGAATGACAAGGAGCTCCGTCGATTATTGGAACGCTATCGCCTATTGGAAATCGAGTGGGTATCCAATCGTTTCATAGATATTTTCGGTGAGGAAGTCCGCCCTTATTCTCTTGAGATCGCCATTTTATATTTTGCGATGGTTCACCATTTAACCTATTCCCTCCGTCTCTTTTACAGTGAAATAACCGACCAGAAGAAAATATTGCAAATTGCATTACGTAACGTTAAAGCAATTTATCCTATTATGTTGGAAAATGGTGAAATCCTCATTACACAGGATGCACTTCAGCTAGTCGAAGAGAAAAAAATTTATCAGTCGATTACAAAGAGTGATTTAATTGAAAAGGTCCAAGGCTTCCTTGATCAGTTAAAATTGGATACTGACAATGAGGTTGGGGTACAATTCACTGAAAGTATTCTAGATGAACTGCATCGTAATGAATTACGTCTTGCTGTTATTGAAACTTTGCTTAAGCCTTTCCGTGAAGCTTTTACAAACACACCGCATGCCGGAGAAAATGTCGAACTTGCAAATTTATTATGGTACTTTATCAAAAACGGGGATCAGAAGTAA
- a CDS encoding ABC transporter permease, with protein sequence MSKILNLATPLPVAEKVEDLMDIVTDTFSAQFRFIQNNGEDMMDLVTSALTAIPPYVFILIIAVLAFFATGKKFGLAIFSIIGLLFILNQGLWDQLMNTFTLVLFSSLIAIVIGIPLGILMSKSKVVEEILKPILDFMQTMPGFVYLIPAVAFFGIGVVPGVFASVIFALPPTVRFTNLGIRQVPTHLIEAADSYGSTFTQKLVKVELPLSKSTIMAGINQTVLLSLSMVVIASMIGAPGLGREVLSALQRAQIGNGFVAGISLVIFAIIVDRLTQSLNKQKSNGGK encoded by the coding sequence ATGAGTAAAATTTTAAATTTAGCAACACCATTACCGGTAGCTGAAAAAGTAGAAGATTTGATGGATATTGTAACAGACACATTTTCAGCCCAATTCCGTTTCATTCAAAACAACGGTGAAGATATGATGGATCTTGTTACATCCGCATTAACAGCTATTCCGCCGTATGTATTTATTTTAATCATTGCCGTGTTAGCATTTTTTGCAACAGGCAAAAAATTTGGCTTAGCCATCTTTTCAATCATTGGTTTACTGTTCATATTAAACCAGGGCTTATGGGATCAGCTTATGAATACATTTACACTCGTGCTGTTTTCTAGTTTAATTGCGATTGTAATCGGTATACCACTCGGCATTCTGATGTCGAAATCAAAAGTAGTGGAAGAAATTTTAAAACCAATTTTAGACTTTATGCAAACAATGCCTGGATTCGTTTATTTAATTCCAGCTGTAGCATTTTTCGGAATTGGTGTTGTACCAGGTGTATTTGCTTCAGTTATCTTCGCATTACCACCAACTGTACGTTTTACAAATCTCGGTATCCGTCAAGTTCCGACTCATTTAATCGAAGCGGCGGACTCTTATGGTAGTACATTCACTCAAAAATTAGTGAAAGTAGAACTGCCACTTTCAAAATCTACTATTATGGCCGGTATTAACCAAACGGTACTATTATCACTATCGATGGTCGTTATTGCATCAATGATCGGTGCACCAGGTTTAGGTCGTGAAGTATTATCGGCACTACAACGAGCACAAATCGGTAATGGATTTGTTGCGGGGATAAGTCTAGTAATCTTCGCTATTATTGTAGACCGTTTAACACAAAGTTTAAATAAGCAAAAATCAAATGGGGGAAAGTAA
- a CDS encoding glycine betaine ABC transporter substrate-binding protein: MKKMKWMPAATAMSAALLLAACGDDTTEKKETSSSEDLGSIELAYVEWDSEVASTYVVAEVLESVGYKVDITPLDNAIMWEAVSKGEADAMVSGWLPATHASQYEKYGADVEDLGPNLQGAKIGLVVPSYMEATSIADLSTEAASTITGIEAGAGVVAAAERALETYPNLESWALQPSSSGAMTVALEQAIKNEEDIVVTGWSPHWKFANYDLKYLEDPEGVFGGEESIHTFVRQNLEQESPDAFKILDAFEWTTEDIEEVMLNIYSGTKPEEAAQQWVEENQDVVNKWTEGIEK, translated from the coding sequence ATGAAAAAAATGAAATGGATGCCTGCAGCAACAGCAATGAGCGCTGCGCTATTATTAGCTGCGTGTGGAGATGACACAACAGAGAAAAAAGAAACGTCATCATCAGAAGATTTAGGTTCAATTGAGTTAGCCTATGTAGAATGGGATTCAGAGGTTGCTTCTACGTATGTGGTGGCAGAAGTACTGGAAAGTGTCGGCTATAAAGTAGACATTACACCATTGGACAATGCCATCATGTGGGAGGCAGTTTCTAAAGGTGAAGCAGATGCGATGGTATCTGGCTGGTTACCTGCTACACATGCTTCACAGTATGAAAAATACGGTGCAGACGTAGAAGATTTAGGACCAAACTTACAAGGTGCTAAAATCGGTTTAGTTGTACCAAGTTATATGGAAGCAACATCAATTGCTGATTTATCTACAGAAGCGGCATCAACAATTACAGGTATTGAAGCAGGTGCAGGTGTTGTTGCGGCTGCTGAAAGAGCACTTGAAACATATCCGAACCTAGAATCTTGGGCATTACAACCATCTTCATCAGGTGCGATGACAGTAGCTTTAGAACAAGCGATTAAAAATGAGGAAGACATCGTTGTGACAGGCTGGAGCCCACACTGGAAATTTGCAAACTATGATTTAAAATATTTGGAAGATCCTGAAGGTGTATTTGGCGGAGAAGAAAGCATTCACACATTTGTACGTCAAAACTTGGAACAGGAGTCACCTGATGCATTCAAAATTTTAGATGCCTTTGAATGGACAACAGAAGATATCGAAGAAGTCATGCTGAACATTTACTCAGGAACAAAACCTGAAGAAGCGGCACAACAATGGGTTGAAGAAAACCAAGACGTTGTAAACAAATGGACAGAAGGTATTGAGAAGTAA
- a CDS encoding VOC family protein — translation MIEQLGQVMLYVEDQEQSKKFWTEKLGFTVVSDINNGMRIITVAPKDEAQTSIVLHDKKKIEEMSPELNLSTPSLMFYAKNLEELYEDFKAKGITVGEFMKMPFGKVFNFADDEENYFAVMEK, via the coding sequence ATGATTGAACAATTAGGGCAAGTCATGTTGTATGTAGAAGATCAGGAACAATCAAAAAAGTTTTGGACTGAAAAATTAGGATTTACTGTAGTTTCCGACATCAATAACGGCATGCGAATTATTACGGTTGCACCAAAGGATGAAGCGCAAACAAGCATTGTATTGCATGATAAAAAGAAAATAGAAGAAATGTCTCCTGAATTGAATTTATCTACGCCTTCATTAATGTTTTATGCAAAAAATTTAGAGGAACTGTATGAAGATTTTAAAGCAAAGGGAATTACGGTTGGGGAGTTCATGAAGATGCCTTTCGGGAAAGTGTTCAACTTTGCCGATGATGAGGAAAATTATTTTGCAGTAATGGAAAAATAA
- the rnhC gene encoding ribonuclease HIII, with amino-acid sequence MTNIVLLCSAEQQQSIQHFYKDALIERKAPGVIFAVKLADTAITAYKSGKVMFQGAGAEREAARWGQAGAPTARIASTKGDTLPDNFATLSVLGSDETGTGDYFGPVTVAAVYVPADKIALVQELGVKDSKQLTDDYMRQIAPDLMKVCVHSILTLRNDKYNAIQARGYSQGKIKALLHNQALKHVLTKIAPETPQYILIDQFAERGIYYNHIKNEKEIVRQNVLFSTKAENLHVAVATASILARYAFLKEMDRLAKVTGFPLQKGASGKVDEMAAKIWLKHGEETLRSMTKWHFANTEKARKLLQKRK; translated from the coding sequence ATGACAAATATCGTTTTACTTTGCAGTGCTGAACAACAGCAATCAATTCAACATTTCTATAAAGACGCTCTCATTGAACGAAAGGCTCCTGGCGTTATTTTTGCGGTAAAACTTGCCGATACGGCCATCACTGCATATAAATCTGGAAAAGTAATGTTTCAAGGGGCTGGTGCAGAACGTGAAGCAGCACGCTGGGGGCAAGCAGGTGCTCCAACGGCTAGAATTGCCTCCACGAAAGGTGATACACTCCCAGACAATTTTGCAACATTATCCGTTTTAGGTTCAGATGAAACCGGAACAGGCGATTACTTTGGCCCTGTAACTGTTGCTGCTGTCTATGTTCCCGCAGATAAAATAGCGCTCGTCCAGGAACTTGGTGTGAAGGATTCGAAACAGTTGACTGATGATTATATGCGTCAAATTGCTCCAGATCTAATGAAGGTTTGTGTTCACAGTATCTTGACGCTGCGCAATGATAAATACAATGCAATTCAGGCACGCGGGTACTCGCAGGGGAAAATAAAAGCGTTGCTGCACAATCAGGCATTAAAGCATGTATTGACAAAAATAGCACCGGAAACCCCGCAATATATTTTAATCGACCAATTTGCAGAGCGCGGAATTTACTATAATCACATTAAGAATGAAAAAGAAATTGTCCGTCAAAATGTTCTGTTCTCGACTAAAGCCGAAAATCTGCATGTAGCTGTTGCTACCGCCTCGATTTTAGCACGTTATGCATTTCTTAAAGAAATGGATCGTCTTGCAAAAGTGACAGGGTTCCCTCTTCAAAAAGGAGCGAGCGGCAAAGTAGATGAAATGGCCGCTAAAATTTGGTTGAAGCATGGCGAAGAGACACTTCGTTCTATGACGAAATGGCATTTTGCCAATACTGAAAAAGCACGCAAACTTCTGCAAAAGAGAAAATAG
- a CDS encoding coenzyme F420-0:L-glutamate ligase, translating into MERVVGTVVRGLRGPIINEGDDIVQIVVDTALNAAKTEGFEIENRDIVTVTESVVARAQGNYAKISDIASDVKSKFGDDTVGVIFPILSRNRFSNILKGIAAGTKKIVLMLSYPSDEVGNHLVSLDELDEKGINPWTDVLTEAEFRGHFGFNKHTFTGVDYIEYYKELIVEQGAEVEVIFSNNAKTILDYTKSILTCDIHSRFRTKRILKAAGAEKVYGLDNILAESVNGSGSNSNYGLLGSNKSTEDSVKLFPDNCQPIVDDIQAKILAATGKLVEVMIYGDGAFKDPVGQIWELADPVVSPAYTPGLDGTPNEIKLKYLADNDFSNLQGEELKEAIKEYINNKEEDLTGNMAAQGTTPRKLTDLIGSLSDLTSGSGDKGTPMIYIQGYFDNYTK; encoded by the coding sequence TTGGAACGTGTAGTAGGAACGGTTGTACGAGGTCTTCGTGGCCCAATTATTAATGAAGGGGACGATATTGTTCAAATCGTTGTTGATACAGCGTTAAATGCTGCAAAGACAGAAGGCTTTGAAATTGAGAATCGTGATATTGTGACAGTGACTGAATCTGTTGTTGCACGTGCACAAGGTAACTACGCTAAAATTTCAGATATCGCATCTGATGTAAAATCAAAATTCGGTGATGACACTGTAGGTGTGATTTTCCCGATTCTTTCGCGTAACCGCTTCTCTAACATTTTAAAAGGAATTGCAGCAGGTACAAAGAAAATCGTTCTTATGCTAAGCTACCCATCTGATGAAGTGGGCAACCATTTAGTATCATTGGATGAACTTGATGAAAAAGGTATTAACCCATGGACAGATGTGCTGACAGAAGCTGAATTCCGTGGTCATTTCGGTTTTAACAAACATACATTTACAGGTGTGGACTACATCGAATATTATAAAGAATTAATCGTTGAACAAGGTGCAGAAGTTGAAGTCATCTTCTCAAACAATGCAAAAACGATTTTAGATTATACGAAAAGCATTTTAACTTGCGATATTCACTCTCGTTTCCGTACAAAACGTATTTTAAAAGCTGCTGGAGCAGAAAAAGTTTATGGTCTTGACAACATTTTAGCTGAATCTGTAAACGGATCTGGCTCTAACTCTAATTACGGATTACTTGGATCAAACAAATCGACAGAAGATAGCGTGAAATTATTCCCGGACAACTGTCAACCAATCGTTGATGACATCCAAGCGAAAATTTTAGCGGCTACAGGTAAACTTGTAGAAGTAATGATCTACGGTGACGGCGCATTTAAAGATCCAGTAGGTCAAATTTGGGAGCTTGCAGACCCTGTTGTATCACCTGCTTACACTCCAGGTCTCGATGGTACTCCAAACGAAATTAAGTTGAAGTATTTAGCGGACAATGATTTCTCTAACTTGCAAGGTGAAGAACTGAAAGAAGCAATCAAAGAATATATCAACAACAAAGAAGAAGATTTAACTGGTAATATGGCTGCGCAAGGTACAACACCTCGTAAGCTGACAGATTTAATCGGTTCATTATCTGACTTAACTTCTGGTTCAGGCGATAAAGGAACACCAATGATCTACATCCAAGGTTATTTCGATAACTATACAAAATAA
- a CDS encoding quaternary amine ABC transporter ATP-binding protein produces the protein MGKIKIDRVTKVFGKNTSQALKLVKQEKSKEQILKETNATVGVYEASLTIEEGEIFVIMGLSGSGKSTLIRLLNRLIQPTSGDIYIDDQNITKLNKKSLQLVRREKMSMVFQNFALFPQRTILQNAEYGLEVRGVPKEERRLKAEKALQNAGLLSYKDQYPEQLSGGMQQRVGLARALANDTEIILMDEAFSALDPLIRKEMQDELLELQANLQKTIVFITHDLNEALRIGDRIAIMKDGKIMQVGTGEEILTNPANEYVRSFLEDVDRSKVLTAENAMIRPMTIQIDHEGPKVALQRMREDKVSVLLAVDKARKYLGYITANDALELAQSGEKSLQSILRNDMPIVEPSTVIQDILSVISDSPTPVAVVEEGKLRGVLIRGVVLESLASEKNGGVDNE, from the coding sequence ATGGGGAAAATTAAAATAGACCGAGTCACTAAAGTATTTGGAAAAAATACATCACAGGCATTAAAGCTCGTGAAGCAAGAAAAATCCAAAGAACAGATATTAAAAGAAACAAATGCTACTGTAGGTGTATATGAAGCTAGTTTGACAATTGAAGAGGGTGAGATTTTCGTAATTATGGGGCTTTCAGGAAGTGGGAAGTCTACATTAATCCGTTTACTCAATCGTCTCATTCAACCAACGAGTGGTGATATTTATATAGATGATCAAAATATTACAAAGCTCAATAAAAAAAGCCTGCAGCTTGTTCGCAGGGAAAAAATGAGCATGGTGTTTCAAAACTTCGCATTATTCCCGCAACGTACCATTTTACAAAATGCAGAGTATGGCCTGGAAGTCAGAGGCGTTCCGAAAGAGGAAAGACGATTAAAAGCAGAAAAGGCTTTACAGAATGCAGGGTTGCTCTCCTATAAAGACCAGTATCCAGAACAATTATCAGGTGGTATGCAGCAGCGTGTAGGACTTGCACGGGCGTTGGCAAATGATACAGAAATCATATTAATGGATGAAGCTTTTTCTGCTCTTGATCCGCTCATTCGTAAAGAGATGCAAGATGAGCTATTGGAGTTACAAGCTAATTTACAAAAAACAATTGTCTTTATTACACATGATTTAAATGAAGCGCTTCGTATTGGTGATCGTATTGCTATTATGAAGGATGGAAAGATCATGCAAGTAGGAACAGGGGAAGAGATTTTGACTAACCCTGCAAATGAGTATGTCCGTTCATTCCTGGAAGATGTAGACCGTTCGAAAGTATTGACGGCGGAAAATGCAATGATTCGTCCAATGACAATTCAAATTGATCATGAAGGGCCAAAAGTTGCGTTGCAGCGTATGAGAGAAGACAAAGTAAGTGTCCTCTTGGCAGTAGATAAAGCCCGAAAATATTTAGGCTATATTACTGCAAATGATGCACTGGAGCTTGCGCAATCCGGTGAAAAATCACTGCAATCAATTTTACGCAATGATATGCCGATTGTTGAACCATCTACAGTTATACAGGATATTTTATCGGTTATTTCCGATTCTCCGACACCGGTTGCTGTAGTCGAAGAGGGAAAACTGCGCGGTGTACTAATCCGTGGAGTTGTTTTAGAGTCGTTAGCCTCTGAAAAAAACGGGGGTGTAGACAATGAGTAA
- a CDS encoding DEAD/DEAH box helicase, with translation MTNNFNDYPLSPELQHALKDLDYSTPTEVQQKVLPHALKEHDLIVKAQTGSGKTAAFAIPICENIDWIENKPQALVLTPTRELAVQVKEEFTNIGRYKRIKATALYGKQPFRYQQDELKQKTHIAVGTPGRVLDHIEKGTLKLDKIRYVVLDEADEMLNMGFIEQVEAILAHVEHREVMMLFSATVPETIKKLASNYLKEPIDIEVHSEEAAPKIEHAVIEVQDEGKTAAVEKIAVVENPDTCIIFCRTKDRVDALHDYLYDREYSVDKLHGGMDQSTRLLVMNDYKRGDFRYLVATDVAARGIDIENISLVINYDLPMEKEAYVHRTGRTGRAGKEGKAVTFVTPFEHDFLAGIEELIGFTIPKMDLPTHEEVEAKAEAFDKKMQSRPQKKKQKNAKVDANITKLYFNGGKKKKLRAVDFVGTIAKIPGMTAADIGIITILDTSTFVEILNGKGNLVLKAMKTTPIKGKQLKVHISTSNN, from the coding sequence ATGACAAATAATTTTAACGACTATCCATTATCACCTGAACTACAACATGCGCTTAAAGATTTGGATTACAGCACACCGACCGAAGTTCAGCAAAAAGTGTTGCCCCATGCATTAAAAGAACATGATCTAATTGTTAAAGCACAAACAGGAAGCGGAAAAACTGCTGCATTTGCGATTCCGATTTGCGAAAACATCGATTGGATCGAAAACAAGCCACAAGCACTAGTATTAACACCAACACGTGAATTGGCTGTCCAAGTAAAAGAAGAGTTTACCAATATTGGACGTTACAAACGTATTAAAGCTACCGCATTATACGGAAAACAGCCGTTCCGTTATCAGCAGGACGAATTAAAGCAAAAAACACATATTGCAGTTGGTACACCGGGACGCGTACTTGACCATATCGAAAAGGGGACATTAAAGCTTGATAAAATTCGCTATGTTGTCCTTGATGAAGCAGACGAAATGCTAAACATGGGCTTTATCGAGCAAGTTGAGGCGATATTGGCTCATGTGGAACATCGTGAAGTAATGATGCTGTTTTCAGCGACAGTACCGGAAACGATAAAAAAACTGGCATCCAATTATTTAAAAGAACCGATCGATATCGAAGTCCATTCGGAAGAGGCTGCACCAAAAATTGAACATGCTGTTATTGAAGTACAGGACGAGGGAAAAACAGCTGCTGTCGAAAAAATTGCTGTTGTGGAAAATCCGGATACGTGCATTATTTTCTGTCGTACGAAAGATCGTGTCGATGCCTTGCACGATTATTTATATGATCGAGAGTACAGTGTCGATAAGTTGCATGGCGGTATGGATCAGTCAACTCGTCTACTTGTCATGAATGATTATAAGCGAGGAGACTTCCGCTATTTAGTGGCAACAGATGTTGCGGCGCGCGGTATTGATATCGAGAACATATCGTTAGTAATTAACTATGATTTGCCGATGGAAAAGGAAGCGTATGTACATCGTACTGGCCGAACAGGACGTGCCGGCAAGGAAGGGAAGGCTGTTACTTTTGTGACCCCGTTTGAACATGACTTTTTGGCGGGAATTGAAGAACTGATCGGATTTACGATTCCGAAGATGGACTTGCCGACACATGAAGAAGTAGAAGCAAAGGCTGAGGCGTTTGACAAAAAGATGCAAAGCCGACCACAAAAGAAAAAACAAAAGAATGCCAAAGTCGATGCCAACATTACGAAACTCTATTTTAACGGCGGTAAGAAGAAAAAGCTGCGTGCTGTTGATTTTGTCGGAACGATTGCAAAAATTCCGGGTATGACCGCGGCAGATATCGGCATTATTACAATTCTGGATACGTCTACATTCGTGGAAATTCTAAATGGTAAAGGCAATCTCGTGTTAAAAGCGATGAAAACAACGCCGATTAAGGGCAAGCAATTGAAAGTGCACATCTCAACGAGCAATAACTAA